Proteins encoded within one genomic window of Erinaceus europaeus chromosome 13, mEriEur2.1, whole genome shotgun sequence:
- the EBNA1BP2 gene encoding probable rRNA-processing protein EBP2, with protein MDTPPLSGSDSESEDSLVTDRELQDAFSRGLLKPGLNVVLEGPKKALNDVNGLKHCLAEFKRDLEWVERLDVTLGPVPEISGPQSTSQNKDPKAVDPEDDFKREMSFYRQAQAAVLAVLPRLHQLKIPTKRPTDYFAEMAKSDQQMQKIRQKLQAKQAAMEKSEKAKQLRALRKYGKKVQTEVLQKRQQEKAHMMTAIKKYQKGFSDKLDFLEGDQKLVARGTKEGAKKSQQMKKGPNAKRRYKNQKFGFGGKKKGSKWNTRESYDDVSSFRAKKAHGKVLKRPGKKGSNKRPGKRTREKMKSKAR; from the exons ATGGACACCCCCCCGCTCTCAGGTTCGGACTCGGAATCGGAGGATTCTCTTGTCACTGACAGAGAG TTGCAGGATGCATTTTCCCGAGGTCTCCTGAAGCCAGGCCTGAATGTCGTACTAGAGGGGCCGAAGAAAGCCTTAAATGACGTG AATGGCCTGAAACACTGTTTGGCGGAGTTCAAGCGGGATCTGGAATGGGTGGAAAGACTCGATGTTACCCTGGGCCCGGTGCCGGAAATCAGTGGACCTCAGTCAACATCTCAGAATAAGGATCCGAAAGCTGTTGATCCAGAGGATGACTTCAAGCGGGAGATGAGCTT TTACCGTCAGGCCCAAGCTGCAGTGCTTGCAGTATTACCCCGCCTCCATCAGCTCAAAATCCCTACCAAGCGACCCACTGATTATTTTGCTGAGATGGCCAAGTCTGACCAGCAGATGCAGAAG ATTCGACAGAAATTGCAGGCAAAACAAGCTGCCATGGAAAAATCTGAAAAGGCTAAGCAACTGCGAGCACTTAGGAAATATGGAAAGAAG GTGCAAACAGAAGTTCTTCAAAAGAGACAGCAGGAAAAAGCACACATGATGACTGCCATTAAGAAATATCAAAAAG GCTTCTCTGATAAGCTGGATTTCCTTGAGGGAGATCAGAAACTGGTTGCACGAGGCACAAAGGAAGGAGCTAAAAAAAGCCAACAGATGAAGAAAGG tcccAATGCAAAACGACGTTATAAGAACCAGAAGTTTGGTTTTGGTGGAAAGAAGAAAGGTTCTAAGTGGAATACTCGTGAAAGCTATGATGATGTATCCAGTTTCCGGGCTAAGAAAGCTCATGGGAAGGTCCTCAAGAGGCCTGGAAAGAAAGGATCAAAT aagagaCCTGGAAAACGaacaagagagaaaatgaagagcAAGGCACGCTAA